The Limnospira fusiformis SAG 85.79 genomic interval GAGCTATAATAGCGTATATGCTAACAACTGCCACCGTCAATATACCGCTGCCACATTTCCTGATAGGCTTTTTCCATGTCGCGGGTAAACTGCTTGCCATTCCACAAAGGAGCAGTCCGCCTAGACTTGCGTAGTTTCCAGGAGATATCTTGGCGCAACCTTTCATCCGTTCCCAGACGAACCCCCCACTCCACATATTCCTCATCAGTCCAAGCAATACCCTCGGTGATACCAGCATTCATCATCATGGTATAACTATTGCGGGCTGCAAACTGTTCCCCTACCCTAGTCACCAGAGGAATACCCATCCACAGGGTTTCCATGGTGGTGGTTGCGCCGTTGTAGGGGTAGGTATCCAGCACCACATCTGCTATAAGTAAATTAGCACGATGTTCTTCTTCCAATTTTACGGGCGTAATAAATTTAATTCTCTCCCTAGTTATTCCTTGTTGATTGGCGATGTCAAAAAAGAACTGATTTAAAGAATCTTGTTGACCAAATCCCTTGACCAGAAAATAACTATTGGGAACTTCCCTTAAAATCTCCAATTGCAACTTGGCGATGTGGGGATTGTACTTAGGGCCTCTTTGCAACCCTAGATAAACTATTGCATCATCAGGAATTTCTAAATCAGCACGGGTCATGGTGGGTACAGATACTTCAAAACCATCCACAGCTAAATAGGTTTGAGGTAGCCTCCAGATAGTTTCCTGATAATATTCTTGAGCATTTTCTGGCAACACATAGGGATCAGCAATAAAATAATCAACTGTTGGCACTGCTGAAGCATCCCAACCGAGCCAAGTCACTTGTATGGGAGCTGGTTTGAGTGCCATTATCGCACTCATATTGGAAGTGGTCAAGCTATCCATATCCACTAGGATATCTATTTGATCAGCATAAATTTGCTCGGCTAAGTCTATCTTGACAGAACTATATTTATGTATGTGGTCAGAGTTAGCAATATACCATTCTTGAATCGGATCGTAAAAAACTCTGTATTCGGTCATGTAAGTGTAAATTTCAAAGTTATGGCGATCGCCATATTTCCATAAACTACGAGCCAGCCAACCGACCGAGTGCCTCCTCAAACAAGATGAAACATACCCAATCTTTAGTTTCCTTGGGGATGGTTGTACCCCCTGCCGCAAACTTGTATGGCGACCCCGAAATTTGGTAATTAGCTGCGGAAAGGCTATTTCCACGTTAGATTGACATACCTGACAAATTTGTTTTCTCATCGAGAGATTTTCCCGAGGATTATCGACTATATAGGGAAAATAAAAAGAGGTTGTATAAAGACCAACCCCCATTGATGAAGTTCCCAGATTCTTAGGATGTTCAACAATCAATTGGTCAATTAATAACTTGTGTTGTTCAACAACATCCCACAGTTCATCCCAGTATCCACCCGCAGTGAGTAGGGCTTTGAGAATGGTGAAACTTTGGCACAGTTTTTCCGGTATAGTTTCCACCACTGAATAGGCACGTTTAGCATATTCTATGCCTTGGGGATAGTCCCCTATATCAGTAAATAGTGCAGCAAGAGAATTCAGTAATTCTCTACTTCTTGGTGCTAACTGTAAACCTATCTGGCATAACTCTATGGCTTTTAAATGTTGATGTGCGGTACGGGCTAAATCAAAGGTCATATCTATAATGACTCTGATAAATTTTTCCTCACTAGTAACATAAGGTATCATCGCTGTTAGCAACTCTAAAGATGAGGGTTCTAGGGTGGCAACCTGCAAGACTTTTTCGGTAACTCTGATTAATAACTCCTGATTAATATTTGCACTCAAGGAGCTATTTTGTAAGATGTCAATAATTCCATAGTCTTTGATGATATCTGGGGTATAGGCATTAATGGCAATTGACAAATCAATTAAAGCCAGCAAATTATGAATGTCTGTGGGATTCAGTTCTCTAAGATGTTGGCGAATCACCCAGGCTAATTGATGATTTTCTAATTGGGCTTGCCGATTAGCTTCTTGGTAGAGAATATTACTTAATTCATTACTCCAATACTCAACCGGTTCTATATCTTCCTCATTGATAGCTAACAACCAGGTGATTTGGGCTTCTTCCTCTTGACCTTCTAGCAGCAACATCAAACCCAGATAAAAATAATAATACTTATTATTAGGTTCTGCCTCAATAGCTGCTTCATAATATCTAATCGCCTGCTGGTATTGGCAATTATGGAGATACTTTTCGGCTTGCTGACGAATCTCGGCTACTAAATCACTGGTCATTTTCACAATACCTATTATCCTTGAATTCAATTGATGCTGGCTCATCAACTCCTGGGAGTCATTAGCCCATGAAAAATTGATAATTTATGATTGTCCGCTAGTATATATTGTCCACATTTCCTGATAGGCTTTTTCCATCTCCCGCGTGAACTGCTTACTATTCCACAAAGGAGCAGTCCGCCTAGACTTGCGTAATTTCCATGAGATATCCTGGCGCAGTCTTTCATCGGTTCCCAGACGAACCCCCCACTCCACATATTCCTCATCAGTCCAAGCAATACCCTCGGTGATGCCAGCATTCATCATCATTGTATAACTATTGCGGGCTGCAAACTGTTCCCCTACCCTAGTCACGAGAGGAATACCCATCCACAGGGTTTCCAGGGTGGTGGTTGCGCCGTTGTAGGGGTAGCTATCCAGCACCACATCTGCTATAAGTAAATTAGCGCGATGGGTTTGCTCCAGCCACACTGGACTTGTCAGTCGCAACTGTTCTCGACTAACTCCCTGTTCTTCTGCTAACTCAAAAAACAGACCAGCGATGGATTGCTCTTTATCGAATCCCTTAATCATTAGATAACTATTGGGTACTTGTTTCAGAATTTGCATTTGCAGTTGGGCGAGTTCTGGGTTGTATTTCGGCCCCCTTTGGGCGGTAAAATAAACAATGGCATTTTCGGGAATATTGATATCCTGTCTTCGCAAACTGGGAATGCCGACCTCGAAGCCACCGACCGCCACATAGGTTTGAGGCAGTCGCCAGATGGTTTCTGAGTAATAATCCTGGGCATTTTCTGGCAAAACATAGGGGTCGGCAATAAAATAGTCAACGGTGGGTATAGCAGAGGCATCCCATCCCAACCAGGTGACTTGTACTGGTGCGGGTTTCAGTGCCATAATGGCGCAGGTATTGGTTAATGTCAGGCTATCTAAATCAACGAGAATATCAATCTGGTCTTCAGAAATTTGCTCGGCAACTTCTGTACTGACGATTCCATATTGATAAGACTTGGTGGCTTGTTCTGCATACCAGTTTTGCAGAGCATCTTGTCGATTTTCTGCCCCAATCATATAGGCATAAATTTCAAATTGATGGCGATCGTGATGTTGAAATAACCAGCGAGATATCCAACCCACAGAATGCCGCCGGAAACAATAAGATATATAACCAATCTTTAGGGTTTTATTGGTCGCGGATTGATGGCGTTTCTGTAAATTCCGGGCTTGATATGTGGCGATATTTTCTGCCAGAGCAGTTTCTAAGTTGGCTTGGCAAATTTGAGCAACTTGAGTCTTTGTTTGTGAGTTTACGGCAGGGCAATCTCTCACATAAGGAAAGAAAAAGTTGGTATTATATAACTGCATAACCCCAGTCCCCAAGTTTAGGGGCGGGTCTTTCAGCATAGCATCCAGCAATGATTCCTGATGTTTTACCACCTCTCGCACTTGCTTTGTGCATCCCCCCTGAGACATCAGACCACTGATCATAAAATTGCTATCCAGGGCTTGCTGATCTGGGGATT includes:
- a CDS encoding O-linked N-acetylglucosamine transferase, SPINDLY family protein — encoded protein: MTSDLVAEIRQQAEKYLHNCQYQQAIRYYEAAIEAEPNNKYYYFYLGLMLLLEGQEEEAQITWLLAINEEDIEPVEYWSNELSNILYQEANRQAQLENHQLAWVIRQHLRELNPTDIHNLLALIDLSIAINAYTPDIIKDYGIIDILQNSSLSANINQELLIRVTEKVLQVATLEPSSLELLTAMIPYVTSEEKFIRVIIDMTFDLARTAHQHLKAIELCQIGLQLAPRSRELLNSLAALFTDIGDYPQGIEYAKRAYSVVETIPEKLCQSFTILKALLTAGGYWDELWDVVEQHKLLIDQLIVEHPKNLGTSSMGVGLYTTSFYFPYIVDNPRENLSMRKQICQVCQSNVEIAFPQLITKFRGRHTSLRQGVQPSPRKLKIGYVSSCLRRHSVGWLARSLWKYGDRHNFEIYTYMTEYRVFYDPIQEWYIANSDHIHKYSSVKIDLAEQIYADQIDILVDMDSLTTSNMSAIMALKPAPIQVTWLGWDASAVPTVDYFIADPYVLPENAQEYYQETIWRLPQTYLAVDGFEVSVPTMTRADLEIPDDAIVYLGLQRGPKYNPHIAKLQLEILREVPNSYFLVKGFGQQDSLNQFFFDIANQQGITRERIKFITPVKLEEEHRANLLIADVVLDTYPYNGATTTMETLWMGIPLVTRVGEQFAARNSYTMMMNAGITEGIAWTDEEYVEWGVRLGTDERLRQDISWKLRKSRRTAPLWNGKQFTRDMEKAYQEMWQRYIDGGSC
- a CDS encoding O-linked N-acetylglucosamine transferase, SPINDLY family protein; the protein is MIDNQILEKHKSLSAEADICLQKRDYQQAAILYEQAINLNPDYKYNYWKLGLTLLLQEREEEAQTTWLVAMSDGEPEQIDLWTIDLLQVLSSEADARTVAEDYSVAWGIRQHIQQINPDDINNILQLIDLSITLKTYTVNEIAEYGLVPLLQQESINVNPDLLLHLWKKLLVVDAINPLSMELGQALINHVGEQPEFVTSLIPKLYDIAYSFAKTSIAKGYGELLLNLAPNHQELLRALAQFCIQLTEYDDGIEYARRSYHLTESPDQQALDSNFMISGLMSQGGCTKQVREVVKHQESLLDAMLKDPPLNLGTGVMQLYNTNFFFPYVRDCPAVNSQTKTQVAQICQANLETALAENIATYQARNLQKRHQSATNKTLKIGYISYCFRRHSVGWISRWLFQHHDRHQFEIYAYMIGAENRQDALQNWYAEQATKSYQYGIVSTEVAEQISEDQIDILVDLDSLTLTNTCAIMALKPAPVQVTWLGWDASAIPTVDYFIADPYVLPENAQDYYSETIWRLPQTYVAVGGFEVGIPSLRRQDINIPENAIVYFTAQRGPKYNPELAQLQMQILKQVPNSYLMIKGFDKEQSIAGLFFELAEEQGVSREQLRLTSPVWLEQTHRANLLIADVVLDSYPYNGATTTLETLWMGIPLVTRVGEQFAARNSYTMMMNAGITEGIAWTDEEYVEWGVRLGTDERLRQDISWKLRKSRRTAPLWNSKQFTREMEKAYQEMWTIYTSGQS